The following proteins are encoded in a genomic region of Parus major isolate Abel chromosome 20, Parus_major1.1, whole genome shotgun sequence:
- the MYLK2 gene encoding myosin light chain kinase 2, skeletal/cardiac muscle, whose product MERAGGAAGADIGGTGTPQAQGSAAPAAPQAAQPETATAAAATVAPDEGTDEPGGEKTETEQETALAAPEPQDGREAVPGEAVQHDGGQAASDEGQAGTTGEKVQAATEAQGVGKDGKDKSEKKKAPATGELKGGKASAAAKAKDGGKDETMERKGLPVIEAQDGEKDKPKKEEAPGGSGAESGGKAESTEEKVLAAANSEGGKAKPMEETALAAAQAQDGGKEEPAKEKITVVAKQEVPATAKAPDEGKQDAKGQQAPAATKPAKEKTTAAAKEKAPNAAKEKAPNAAKEKAPNAAKEKAPNAAKEKGLNAAKEKTPDAAKEKTTAAAKEKAPNAAKEKAPNAAKEKAPDAAKAQSGENEVVKAEKAPEVKKALDGGKEEPVKEKAAASVKEKTTASVKEKAITPAKEKAPDAAKAQDIEKAEAKAEKTPAEKMAQDGDKIEPAKEKSPAAVKVQDGGKKTAKVEKSTVASKAGNEGKDPKKEKVPATAKAQDGGKKAAEVEPPTPGAEAGDGAVEPSEAAAMAVVKAKGEGEEVSKGTEGQAPTIPEPLRPALLQSLSCPAACHREEQPWAEVAEMETIEEETTMVEPKEGLTELGSGPPALENLQPLEPASTPQERTLPSATGRPPDPAGMVEQPGPGVQPSLTEAKPPPSPYLTPDFGKEDPFEILDDVPPPPAPFAHRTVTLRSASVSSQFSLSSKDILGGGKFGEVHTCTEKETGLKLAAKVIRKQGAKDKEMVLLEIDVMNQLNHHNLIQLYDAIETPREIILFMEFVEGGELFERIIDDDYHLTEVDCMVFVRQICEGIRFMHHMHVLHLDLKPENILCVSATGHMVKIIDFGLARRYNPNEKLKVNFGTPEFLSPEVVNYEQVSYSTDMWSMGVITYMLLSGLSPFLGDDDTETLNNVLAANWYFDEETFESVSNEAKDFVSNLIIKDKSARMSADQCLQHPWLNNLAEKAKRSNRRLKSQVLLKKYVMRRRWKKNFIGVCAANRFRKITSSGSLTALGI is encoded by the exons ATGGAGCGGGCTGGAGGCGCGGCTGGTGCCGACATTGGGGGCACGGGGACCCCCCAGGCCCAGGGCAGcgcagcccctgcagctccccaggctgcccagcCCGAAACAGCGACAGCGGCTGCCGCCACCGTGGCACCGGATGAAGGCACAGAtgagcctggaggagagaagacagagacagagcaggagacagctctggctgctccagagccccAGGATGGACGGGAAGCAGttccaggagaggctgtgcagcaTGATGGAGGACAGGCAGCATCTGATGAAGGGCAGGCAGGCACCACCGGAGAGAAGGTGCAGGCTGCCACCGAGGCCCAGGGTGTTGGGAAAGATGGGAAAGACAAGTCTGAGAAGAAGAAAGCTCCAGCTACAGGAGAGCTCAAAGGAGGAAaggcttcagctgctgcaaaggCTAAGGATGGAGGGAAGGATGAGACCATGGAGAGGAAGGGCCTGCCTGTAATTGAGGCACAGGATGGAGAAAAGGATAAGCCCAAGAAGGAGGAAGCACCTGGTGGGTCGGGGGCTGAGAGTGGTGGAAAAGCAGAGTCCACTGAGGAGAAGGTTCTGGCTGCAGCAAACTCTGAAGGAGGGAAGGCAAAACCTATGGAGGAGACAGCTttggctgcagctcaggctcAGGATGGAGGCAAAGAAGAGCCGGCAAAGGAGAAAATCACAGTGGTTGCAAAACAGGAGGTCCCAGCCACTGCTAAAGCTCCAGATGAAGGGAAGCAAGATGCAAAGGGACAGCAAGCCCCAGCTGCTACCAAGCcagcaaaggagaaaaccacagctgcagcaaaggagAAGGCCCCAAATGCTGCAAAGGAAAAGGCCCCGAATGCTGCAAAGGAAAAGGCCCCAAATGCTGCAAAGGAAAAGGCCCCGAATGCTGCAAAGGAGAAGGGCCTGAatgctgcaaaggaaaagacCCCAGATGCTGCAAAGGAGAAaaccacagctgcagcaaaggaaaaggcCCCGAATGCTGCAAAGGAAAAGGCCCCGAATGCTGCAAAGGAGAAGGCCCCGGATGCTGCAAAGGCTCAGAGTGGGGAGAATGAAGTGGTAAAGGCAGAAAAAGCCCCAGAAGTTAAAAAGGCTCTGGACGGAGGCAAAGAGGAGCCCGTGAAGGAGAAGGCTGCAGCTTCAGTGAAGGAGAAAACCACAGCTTCAGTGAAGGAGAAAGCCATAACTCCTGCAAAGGAGAAAGCCCCAGATGCTGCTAAGGCTCAGGATATAGAGAAGGCAGaagcaaaggcagagaaaacacCAGCTGAAAAAATGGCTCAGGATGGAGACAAAATAGAGCCTGCAAAGGAGAAGTCCCCAGCAGCTGTGAAGGTGCAGGATGGAGGGAAGAAAACTGCAAAGGTGGAAAAATCCACGGTTGCATCAAAGGCTGGGAATGAAGGGAAAGATCCTAAAAAGGAGAAGGTCCCAGCTACTGCAAAGGCTCAGGATGGAGGAAAGAAAGCTGCAGAGGTGGAGCCTCCCAcacctggagcagaggctggggatggggctgtggagccctcagaggcagcagccatGGCTGTTGTGAAGGCTAAGGGTGAAGGGGAGGAAGTGTCcaaggggacagagggacaggcaCCAACGATCCCCGAGCCCCTGCGCCCggctctgctgcagagcctgagcTGCCCAGCTGCCTGCCACAG ggaggagcagccctgggcagaggTGGCAGAGATGGAGACAATAGAAGAGGAGACCACGATGGTGGAGCCAAAAGAGGGTCTGACAGAGCTTGGCTCTGGCCCACCAGCCCTGGAGaacctgcagcccctggaacCTGCCAGCACCCCTCAGGAGAGGACATTGCCCAGTGCCACAGGGCGGCCCCCAGATCCTGCTGGGATGGTGGAGCAACCTGGACCTGGGGTGCAACCATCTTTAACAGAGGCAAAGCCACCCCCCAGCCCCTACCTCACCCCtgattttgggaaggaagaCCCTTTTGAGATATTGG ATGATGTCCCTCCACCGCCAGCGCCCTTCGCTCATCGCACTGTCACCCTGCGCTCCGCCAGTGTCAGCTCTCAGTTCAGCCTCAGCTCCAAGGACATCCTGGGGGG GGGCAAGTTTGGTGAAGttcacacatgcacagagaagGAGACGGGGCTCAAGCTGGCAGCCAAAGTGATCCGGAAGCAGGGAGCAAAGGACAAG GagatggtgctgctggagatcGATGTGATGAACCAGCTGAACCACCACAATCTCATCCAGCTCTATGATGCCATCGAAACACCCCGGGAGATCATCCTCTTCATGGAATT TGTGGAGGGTGGTGAGCTCTTTGAGCGGATCATCGATGACGACTACCACCTGACAGAGGTGGACTGCATGGTGTTTGTCCGGCAGATCTGCGAGGGCATCCGCTTCATGCACCACATGCACGTCCTCCACCTCGACCTCAAG CCCGAGAACATCCTCTGTGTCAGTGCCACCGGGCACATGGTGAAGATCATCGACTTTGGGCTGGCTCGaag GTACAATCCCAATGAGAAGCTGAAAGTGAACTTTGGCACCCCTGAATTCCTCTCCCCTGAGGTGGTCAACTACGAGCAGGTCTCCTACTCCACGGACATGTGGAGCATGGGCGTCATCACCTACATGCT GCTCAGCGGCCTCTCCCCCTTCTTGGGTGACGATGATACTGAGACACTCAACAACGTCCTGGCTGCCAACTGGTACTTCGACGAGGAGACCTTTGAGAGTGTCTCCAATGAGGCCAAGGACTTCGTCTCCAACCTCATCATCAAGGATAAGAG TGCCCGGATGAGTGCTGACCAgtgcctgcagcatccctggctcAATAACCTGGCAGAAAAGGCCAAACGCTCCAACCGGCGGCTCAAGTCCCAAGTGCTGCTCAAGAAATATGTCATGAGGCGGCGCTGGAAG